The Deltaproteobacteria bacterium genome contains a region encoding:
- the serS gene encoding serine--tRNA ligase, with product MLDIRLIRERTEFVKAELHKLGVTASVVDDLLAADKRRRELITQTETLRAQRGETSRTIGKQQPAERDRLKAEMRVVGERIAGLETELEAVEARFNQQMLAIPNLPDPSVPLGADDGANVVLRTAGEPRQFGFTPKPHWELGPELGIIDFDRGVKISGSRFYVLRGAGAALQRALIAWMLELHTRTHGYAEIYPPALVKQECLYGAGQLPKFADNIYRDEEDDLFMVGTAEIPLTNLHRDEVLAKDLLPISYVAYSPCFRREKMSAGRDVRGIKRGHQFDKVELYKLVEPAHSAAALDKILEHACAVAQRLEIPYRVIDICTGDLGFVAAKKYDIELWAPGCNEWLEVSSCSNCTDFQARRANIRYRPSANAKPEFVHTLNGSALALPRLMIAVLENYQQADGSIVIPDVLRPFMGGQERIARSL from the coding sequence ATGCTCGATATCCGACTCATCCGCGAACGCACGGAGTTTGTGAAAGCCGAGCTACACAAGCTCGGCGTTACTGCCTCTGTGGTCGATGATCTGCTCGCCGCCGACAAGCGACGGCGCGAGCTGATCACGCAAACGGAGACGCTGCGCGCGCAGCGTGGCGAGACCTCGCGGACAATCGGCAAGCAGCAACCGGCGGAGCGCGATCGACTCAAGGCCGAGATGCGCGTGGTGGGCGAGCGGATCGCGGGGTTGGAGACGGAACTCGAAGCGGTCGAGGCTCGATTCAATCAGCAGATGCTCGCCATTCCGAATCTGCCCGATCCCAGTGTGCCGCTGGGCGCCGACGATGGCGCCAACGTGGTGCTGCGCACTGCCGGCGAACCGCGGCAGTTCGGTTTCACGCCCAAGCCGCATTGGGAATTGGGCCCCGAACTCGGCATCATCGATTTCGATCGCGGAGTGAAAATCTCCGGCTCACGCTTTTACGTATTGCGCGGTGCCGGCGCCGCGCTGCAACGGGCGCTGATCGCGTGGATGCTCGAGCTGCACACCCGCACGCATGGCTACGCCGAGATCTATCCGCCCGCGCTGGTCAAACAGGAATGTCTGTACGGGGCGGGCCAGCTTCCGAAATTCGCTGACAACATCTACCGCGACGAGGAAGACGATCTCTTCATGGTCGGCACGGCGGAAATTCCGCTGACCAATCTGCACCGCGACGAGGTACTGGCGAAGGATCTGCTGCCGATCTCGTATGTCGCCTACAGCCCGTGTTTTCGGCGCGAGAAAATGTCGGCCGGACGCGACGTGCGCGGCATCAAGCGCGGGCACCAGTTCGACAAGGTCGAACTTTACAAGTTGGTCGAGCCGGCGCACTCCGCCGCTGCGCTCGATAAAATTCTGGAGCACGCCTGCGCGGTCGCCCAACGCTTGGAGATCCCGTACCGCGTCATCGACATCTGCACCGGCGATCTCGGATTCGTTGCCGCGAAGAAGTACGACATTGAACTGTGGGCGCCCGGGTGCAACGAATGGCTCGAAGTCAGCTCGTGCAGCAACTGCACTGACTTCCAAGCGCGCCGCGCCAACATCCGCTATCGCCCGTCGGCGAACGCCAAGCCGGAGTTCGTACACACCCTCAACGGTTCCGCCCTCGCACTGCCGCGCCTGATGATCGCGGTGTTGGAGAACTACCAGCAAGCTGACGGCAGCATCGTCATCCCCGACGTGCTGCGCCCGTTCATGGGAGGGCAAGAGCGCATCGCTCGGAGTTTGTGA
- a CDS encoding carbon-nitrogen hydrolase produces the protein MATKDATQVVIALIQMRCAEDPAVNLRTAVERVEAAAKQGAQIVCLPELFRSRYFCQTEEHANFELAEPIPGPTTAALAPLAVAHRIAIVASVFERRAAGLFHNTAVVIDVDGSIRGLYRKMHIPDDPLYYEKFYFTPGDLGFQSFATHHAQVGTLVCWDQWFPEAARLTALRGAQILCYPTAIAWHQSEKQEFGVAQHDAWQTIQRSHAIANGVFVAVVNRVGTEGTLEFWGASFVADPFGRILARASHDREEILLVPCDLARIAETRQHWPFLRDRRIDAYQGLVKRYLDHES, from the coding sequence ATGGCGACGAAGGACGCGACCCAGGTAGTCATCGCGCTGATCCAGATGCGCTGCGCCGAAGATCCGGCGGTGAACTTGCGGACCGCGGTCGAACGGGTCGAAGCCGCGGCGAAGCAGGGAGCGCAGATCGTGTGCCTTCCCGAACTGTTCCGCTCGCGCTATTTCTGTCAGACCGAAGAGCACGCCAACTTCGAACTGGCCGAGCCGATTCCCGGTCCGACGACCGCCGCGCTGGCGCCGCTCGCCGTCGCGCATCGGATCGCTATCGTCGCCTCCGTCTTCGAGCGCCGCGCCGCCGGTCTGTTCCACAATACGGCCGTGGTGATTGATGTCGACGGATCGATCCGCGGATTGTACCGCAAGATGCATATCCCCGACGATCCGCTCTACTACGAAAAGTTCTACTTCACGCCCGGCGACCTCGGTTTTCAATCCTTCGCCACCCATCACGCGCAGGTCGGCACGCTGGTGTGTTGGGATCAGTGGTTCCCCGAAGCGGCGCGGCTGACGGCGCTGCGCGGCGCACAGATTCTCTGCTATCCGACGGCGATTGCCTGGCATCAGAGCGAGAAGCAGGAGTTCGGCGTCGCCCAGCACGACGCGTGGCAGACGATTCAGCGCAGCCATGCGATCGCCAACGGCGTGTTCGTCGCGGTCGTCAACCGCGTCGGTACTGAAGGCACACTGGAGTTCTGGGGCGCGTCGTTCGTCGCCGATCCGTTCGGCCGCATTCTCGCACGCGCCAGCCACGACCGCGAGGAGATCCTGCTGGTGCCGTGCGACCTCGCCCGCATCGCCGAGACTCGCCAACACTGGCCGTTCCTGCGCGACCGCCGCATCGATGCATATCAAGGATTGGTGAAGCGGTATCTGGATCATGAGTCGTAG
- a CDS encoding exo-alpha-sialidase, protein MTIRSRATHRTLLVATVVATLAPAVHAHSVRVFVVNPRIELRYADTYANYRDKMAALFDAAHPRRGELVQADVADVATRIQPHDAAAPPEVLVVFPEDVGLIAGLIGRRGANARHVTAANGGSTAAFISLTVAYDPLIQYYQTRYPDLPGLRYLFLAETDTLYRAFYETFRELAQTYQVHIAASINVAPARRVDAASEPALVAQLRDPEDPTREYAYEAISPQAVNTLFVFAPDGEVLVLDDAGNTVRSPSQTAGVLRGSLDKAYLTEVEQDPLGLAYGAVSDLGVLDTPVGRLGSVISKDAWMIDVNDRYDVRRANVIIQAEAFDTWGFLTDPWAPDGFKAGGFAQVQRNPNSLYNLTPCLIGNLFEVTFDGQGAIIGKRSKASVDEVPTAPWIGQNADGGFLAVAPWVRDDPGLATSGLTLAQRRAQLVASGTKLLPLSGVACAAPNAAGVCENGYRESIISHDLDLPDGDTPAARIPEPGSSTAFASSRAVDPPLAGEQRHPGIAARDGHVYVVWQDNRAGRDNIYLGISENAGETVAVTRVSDNSAGTVTELRPALALRSDGTQLLATWQELCGDGDRACGRIKLARFDATGHKLAPDVRVDSGSDTSGKWNPAIALTHRGDPFVTWVDERDHGPEDIPLEHIYATRSRDGGRTFLSSARVDAGEPVVSSASLDNKWAPTVAAWGRWIYVLWADFRNYNWDIYAARSLHGLRFTANVRVDDAVGLERIHDHPAVAVDRHGTLHAVWADRRAQDPVTAIRYARSDTRGRSFGPSQRVDGATYHFDPDHDTPNNQWQPMIAVSGDDLFVAWQDNRLGDNDIFVARSRNRGESFEADERVDDSGSDPSNQYRPTLAVDEIAPGGRVLYVAWEDERRGPAAVTLTRRVIDQ, encoded by the coding sequence ATGACGATCCGTTCACGCGCCACCCACCGTACGCTGCTGGTCGCAACCGTCGTGGCCACGCTCGCGCCTGCTGTCCACGCTCATTCCGTTCGCGTGTTCGTGGTCAATCCGCGCATCGAGCTGCGCTACGCGGACACCTACGCCAACTACCGCGACAAGATGGCGGCGTTGTTCGACGCGGCTCATCCACGCCGTGGTGAACTTGTCCAAGCCGATGTCGCGGATGTGGCGACTCGCATCCAGCCGCACGACGCGGCGGCACCACCGGAGGTGCTGGTCGTGTTCCCGGAAGACGTCGGGCTGATCGCGGGTCTGATCGGCCGCCGCGGCGCCAATGCGCGGCACGTGACCGCGGCCAACGGCGGCTCGACCGCCGCCTTCATCTCGCTCACCGTCGCGTACGATCCGCTGATCCAATATTACCAGACACGCTATCCCGACCTGCCGGGCTTGCGTTACTTGTTTCTCGCCGAAACCGACACGCTCTACCGCGCGTTCTACGAAACCTTTCGCGAACTCGCGCAGACCTACCAGGTCCACATCGCCGCCAGCATCAACGTCGCGCCGGCGCGCCGAGTTGATGCGGCCAGCGAGCCGGCGCTGGTGGCGCAGCTACGCGATCCCGAGGATCCCACGCGCGAGTATGCGTACGAAGCGATCTCGCCGCAGGCCGTCAACACCCTGTTCGTCTTTGCGCCCGATGGCGAAGTGCTCGTGCTCGACGACGCGGGCAACACCGTGCGCAGCCCGTCGCAAACGGCCGGAGTGTTGCGCGGCAGTCTCGACAAGGCGTACCTCACCGAGGTCGAGCAGGACCCGCTCGGTCTGGCGTACGGCGCGGTGAGTGACCTGGGCGTGCTCGACACGCCCGTCGGCCGGCTCGGCTCGGTGATTTCGAAAGACGCATGGATGATCGACGTCAACGATCGCTACGACGTTAGGCGCGCCAACGTGATCATTCAAGCCGAGGCGTTCGACACATGGGGATTCTTGACCGATCCGTGGGCGCCCGACGGCTTCAAGGCCGGCGGCTTCGCGCAGGTGCAGCGCAATCCGAACTCCCTTTACAATCTGACGCCGTGCCTGATCGGTAATCTGTTCGAAGTGACCTTCGACGGTCAAGGCGCGATCATCGGCAAGCGCAGCAAAGCAAGCGTGGACGAGGTCCCAACGGCACCTTGGATCGGCCAGAATGCCGATGGCGGCTTCCTCGCCGTCGCGCCGTGGGTTCGTGATGATCCAGGACTCGCGACGTCGGGGCTTACGTTGGCGCAACGCCGCGCGCAACTGGTTGCTAGTGGTACCAAGTTGCTGCCGCTGTCGGGAGTCGCGTGCGCCGCGCCGAATGCGGCGGGTGTGTGCGAGAACGGTTACCGCGAATCGATCATCAGCCACGATCTCGATCTGCCGGACGGCGACACGCCAGCGGCACGCATACCAGAGCCCGGAAGCTCCACGGCCTTCGCGTCGAGTCGGGCAGTCGATCCACCTCTCGCGGGCGAGCAACGCCATCCCGGTATCGCGGCGCGCGACGGCCACGTCTACGTCGTCTGGCAGGACAACCGCGCCGGGCGCGACAACATCTATCTCGGCATCAGTGAGAACGCGGGCGAGACCGTCGCCGTAACGCGCGTCAGCGACAACTCTGCTGGCACGGTGACGGAGCTGCGCCCCGCGCTGGCATTGCGCTCAGACGGAACTCAACTGTTGGCGACCTGGCAGGAGTTGTGTGGCGATGGCGACCGCGCCTGCGGGCGCATCAAGCTCGCGCGCTTCGACGCCACGGGACACAAACTCGCACCCGACGTGCGGGTGGATTCGGGCAGTGACACCTCAGGCAAGTGGAATCCGGCCATCGCGCTCACCCATCGCGGTGATCCGTTTGTGACCTGGGTCGACGAGCGCGACCACGGGCCGGAAGACATTCCGCTCGAACACATCTATGCGACGCGTAGTCGCGACGGGGGGCGCACGTTCCTGTCCAGCGCGCGCGTCGATGCTGGTGAGCCGGTGGTGTCCTCGGCGAGCCTCGACAACAAGTGGGCGCCAACGGTGGCAGCCTGGGGCCGCTGGATCTACGTGCTGTGGGCCGACTTCCGCAACTACAACTGGGACATCTACGCCGCGCGTTCGTTGCACGGGCTGCGCTTCACCGCGAACGTTCGCGTCGACGACGCGGTCGGTCTCGAGCGCATCCACGACCACCCCGCCGTCGCGGTCGACCGCCACGGGACCCTGCACGCCGTGTGGGCCGATCGCCGCGCACAAGATCCCGTCACCGCGATCCGCTATGCGCGCAGCGACACGCGCGGGCGGAGTTTCGGTCCGAGCCAGCGGGTCGATGGCGCGACGTACCATTTCGATCCCGATCACGACACGCCGAACAATCAGTGGCAGCCGATGATTGCCGTCAGCGGCGACGATCTGTTCGTCGCGTGGCAAGACAACCGTCTTGGCGACAACGACATCTTCGTCGCGCGCAGCCGCAATCGCGGCGAGAGCTTCGAGGCCGACGAGCGCGTCGACGACAGCGGCAGCGATCCGAGCAACCAATACCGCCCAACGCTGGCGGTGGACGAGATCGCGCCCGGCGGGCGCGTGCTCTACGTGGCGTGGGAAGACGAACGGCGCGGCCCGGCGGCAGTCACGCTGACGCGGCGAGTGATCGACCAGTGA
- a CDS encoding thioesterase family protein: MPRHVSRYRVQLYDVNAFGELGAATVLRFMQQTASDASAAAGFDVEWYADHGTIWLIRRSTVEYVTPAIYRDELAVHTWVSDIRRVRSRREYELRRIGDDTLIARGVSDWVYVDTASGKPVRAPEELQRGLMPGGVVAQERRPQKPALPPPNAFRTARRVEFAAIDSVVHVNNAHYAVYLEQDLWDALAAHGWTLSPVTSDGLLRARVYDIEYFDAAVYGDQLTDLVWVTNVAADGFRCEHTLERDGRRLLHAVSEWRWAAGALPPALQRAAHALAIV; the protein is encoded by the coding sequence ATGCCCCGTCACGTGTCGCGCTACCGCGTGCAACTCTACGATGTGAACGCCTTCGGCGAACTGGGGGCCGCCACCGTGCTGCGCTTCATGCAGCAGACCGCGTCGGACGCCTCGGCGGCGGCAGGCTTCGATGTCGAGTGGTACGCCGACCACGGGACCATTTGGCTGATCCGGCGCTCGACCGTGGAGTATGTGACGCCGGCCATCTACCGCGATGAGCTCGCCGTCCACACGTGGGTGTCGGACATTCGGCGTGTACGCTCGCGGCGTGAGTACGAGTTGCGCCGCATTGGCGACGATACGCTGATCGCCCGCGGCGTGAGCGATTGGGTCTACGTCGACACCGCCAGCGGCAAGCCGGTGCGTGCCCCCGAGGAATTGCAGCGCGGCTTGATGCCTGGCGGCGTGGTGGCGCAGGAGCGCCGCCCGCAGAAGCCAGCGTTGCCGCCGCCGAACGCGTTCCGTACCGCGCGCCGCGTCGAGTTCGCCGCCATCGATTCGGTCGTCCATGTCAACAACGCCCACTACGCCGTCTATCTCGAACAGGATCTCTGGGACGCGCTGGCGGCGCATGGATGGACGCTCAGTCCGGTCACGAGCGACGGGCTGTTGCGCGCGCGCGTCTACGACATCGAGTACTTCGATGCGGCTGTGTACGGCGATCAGCTCACCGATCTGGTGTGGGTAACCAACGTGGCCGCAGACGGCTTTCGTTGCGAGCACACGCTAGAGCGCGACGGCCGTCGCTTGCTGCATGCGGTCAGCGAGTGGCGCTGGGCCGCGGGGGCGCTGCCACCGGCGCTGCAGCGGGCGGCGCATGCGCTGGCAATTGTGTAG
- a CDS encoding PAS domain S-box protein, which yields MDLHRTDTTPAVEPRLADAEHFRALIEHASDLIAIFNADGSLRYASPSHERVLGYPPAELVGRSVFELVHPEDVARVIATFADHVQHPGVAPSIEFRFHHRDGSWRVVEAIGNNLLTDPGVGSIVVNSRDITERKQAEQKTAALLEVARTISGTLEMSELLARVERQAAAALTCDAVATFYWDERRRAFRLVSQFGVPPTLLPDAQALHLPSDPFGGQLRGGRAVVVNDVSAHPWLVGSLSNWHEMTALIAAPLVVRGHIRGALVAIAATTGRSFGADQVDLCEGIARQVAVAIEAADAYRAQKDEAHVASALARVGRELIFSVDTPVLLDRLSQLTAEVLECDFSHTFLWQPDEGGYAPVAGYGDTPEQWESLRVLRVPRSLVAGLLAHFEQQDVAHVLVNEAQGLVPAGLLAQYGVTCALYAAIRRGKDVIGILSAGYRRSREPFSPPQERIAAGIAQIASLALANAGLVEELERVGRIKSDFVATISHELRTPLNLIMGYNDLLLEGAFGQHVAEEVDVLRRIHRSARELLELINTTLDLSRLESGRLTVETTPVAVTRLMDEIETETQEFRDKPGLQFTWQIAPRLPRLQTDPLKLKVVLKNLIANAVKFTDEGSITVSAVRCDRGVEFRVADTGIGIAAEMVAVIFEPFRQGDSSDTRRHGGVGLGLYIVRRLLDILGGTIAVESTVGHGSTFRVWLPAAAPRNRRAR from the coding sequence ATGGATTTGCACCGGACAGACACCACGCCCGCCGTCGAGCCACGCCTCGCTGACGCCGAACATTTTCGGGCGCTGATTGAACATGCCTCCGACCTGATCGCCATCTTCAATGCCGACGGCTCCCTCCGCTACGCCAGCCCGTCGCACGAGCGCGTGCTTGGCTACCCGCCGGCGGAATTGGTTGGCCGCTCTGTGTTCGAGTTGGTTCACCCGGAAGATGTCGCCCGGGTGATCGCCACGTTCGCCGACCACGTGCAACACCCCGGGGTTGCGCCGTCGATCGAATTTCGTTTTCACCATCGCGATGGCTCGTGGCGCGTCGTGGAGGCGATCGGCAACAATCTCTTGACCGATCCCGGGGTCGGCAGCATCGTCGTCAACTCGCGCGACATCACCGAACGCAAGCAGGCCGAGCAAAAGACCGCGGCGCTGTTGGAAGTGGCGCGGACGATCAGCGGCACGCTCGAGATGAGCGAGCTGCTCGCCCGCGTCGAACGGCAAGCGGCGGCGGCGCTCACCTGCGACGCAGTGGCGACCTTCTACTGGGACGAGCGGCGGCGAGCGTTCCGCTTGGTGTCGCAGTTCGGCGTGCCGCCAACCCTGCTTCCTGACGCACAGGCGCTGCACCTGCCGAGCGACCCGTTTGGCGGACAGCTTCGCGGTGGTCGCGCGGTGGTCGTCAACGACGTGAGCGCCCACCCGTGGCTGGTCGGTAGTTTGTCCAACTGGCACGAGATGACCGCGCTGATCGCGGCACCGCTGGTGGTCCGTGGCCACATCCGCGGCGCCTTGGTCGCCATCGCCGCGACCACCGGTCGCTCGTTCGGCGCGGATCAGGTCGATCTCTGCGAAGGCATCGCCCGACAAGTGGCGGTGGCGATCGAGGCCGCCGACGCCTACCGCGCGCAGAAGGACGAAGCCCACGTTGCCAGCGCGCTGGCGCGCGTCGGCCGCGAGTTGATTTTTTCCGTCGACACGCCGGTGTTGCTCGATCGCCTCAGCCAGCTCACCGCGGAGGTGCTGGAGTGCGATTTCTCGCACACCTTCCTGTGGCAACCGGACGAGGGTGGCTACGCGCCGGTGGCGGGTTATGGCGATACGCCGGAGCAATGGGAATCGCTACGCGTGCTGCGGGTGCCACGCTCGCTGGTGGCGGGGTTGCTCGCGCACTTCGAGCAACAGGACGTGGCGCACGTGCTGGTGAACGAAGCGCAGGGCCTGGTCCCGGCGGGGTTGCTGGCGCAATACGGCGTGACCTGCGCGCTATACGCGGCGATTCGGCGCGGCAAGGATGTCATCGGCATTCTCTCCGCCGGCTATCGTCGATCGCGCGAGCCCTTCTCGCCGCCGCAGGAGCGCATCGCGGCCGGGATCGCCCAGATCGCGTCGTTGGCCCTGGCGAACGCCGGCCTGGTCGAAGAACTCGAGCGCGTGGGGCGCATCAAGTCGGACTTCGTGGCGACGATCTCACACGAGCTGCGTACCCCGCTGAATCTGATCATGGGCTACAACGACTTGCTGCTCGAAGGCGCCTTCGGTCAACACGTAGCGGAAGAAGTCGACGTCTTACGCCGCATCCATCGCAGCGCGCGCGAGTTGCTGGAGCTGATCAACACGACACTCGACCTGAGTCGTCTGGAATCCGGGCGGCTGACCGTGGAAACCACCCCGGTGGCGGTGACCCGCTTGATGGACGAGATCGAGACCGAGACGCAAGAGTTCCGCGACAAGCCGGGCCTGCAGTTCACCTGGCAGATCGCCCCGCGGTTGCCGCGGCTGCAGACCGATCCGCTGAAACTCAAAGTCGTGTTGAAGAACCTGATTGCCAACGCGGTGAAGTTCACCGACGAGGGCAGCATCACCGTGAGCGCGGTGCGCTGTGATCGCGGTGTCGAGTTCCGCGTGGCCGATACCGGCATCGGCATCGCCGCCGAAATGGTCGCGGTCATCTTCGAGCCGTTTCGCCAGGGCGACAGCTCCGACACGCGCCGCCACGGCGGCGTGGGGCTCGGCCTCTACATCGTGCGCCGCTTGCTCGATATCCTGGGCGGGACGATCGCGGTCGAGAGCACCGTCGGACACGGCTCGACGTTCCGCGTGTGGTTGCCGGCAGCAGCGCCGCGCAACCGGCGCGCCCGCTGA
- a CDS encoding cytochrome P450, with amino-acid sequence MKPGDIDLNDPDSFRDGVPHDYFKLLRTEAPVSWNEEREPPGQPGFWVITKYDDLKFISRNPDLFSSTIGGTSIFTPPEEDMMGLRALMLNMDPPQHVKYRALVNRGFTPRMIQKLEPHIRDMTRQIIDRVAERGECDFVADIAAELPLQVICEMMGVPLEDRKYIYDLSNLMIGFDDPEFQHSREDGKRAGTEMFLYAAKLGERARQHPADDLATVLVSADVDGEKLPELEFNSFFLLLMVAGNETTRTVTTHGMRLLMEHPEQRARLLANPSLIPSAVEEILRVSPPVNYFRRTATRDTEIRGVKISAGQKVAMWYPSVNRDEDIFPDGDRFDVARSPNEHLSFGIGEHFCLGANLARLELKVVFEELLRRLPDIELAGPVRRLRSNFINGVKEMRVRFTPRPAEPARRAAAS; translated from the coding sequence ATGAAGCCTGGTGACATCGATCTCAACGATCCCGACTCCTTCCGCGACGGCGTCCCGCACGACTACTTCAAGCTCCTGCGCACCGAAGCGCCGGTGTCGTGGAACGAAGAACGGGAACCGCCAGGACAACCTGGCTTCTGGGTGATCACCAAGTACGACGACCTCAAGTTCATCTCGCGCAATCCGGATCTGTTTTCCTCGACGATCGGCGGCACCAGTATCTTCACGCCACCCGAGGAAGACATGATGGGTCTGCGGGCGCTGATGCTCAACATGGACCCACCGCAGCACGTCAAGTACCGCGCCCTGGTCAACCGCGGCTTCACGCCGCGCATGATCCAGAAGCTCGAACCGCACATTCGCGACATGACCCGCCAAATCATCGATCGCGTCGCCGAGCGCGGCGAGTGCGATTTCGTCGCCGACATCGCCGCCGAGCTGCCCTTGCAGGTCATCTGCGAGATGATGGGAGTGCCGCTCGAGGATCGGAAGTACATCTACGACCTCAGCAACTTGATGATCGGATTCGATGATCCGGAGTTTCAGCACTCGCGTGAGGACGGCAAGCGCGCTGGCACGGAGATGTTCCTCTACGCCGCCAAGCTCGGTGAGCGCGCCCGGCAACACCCGGCGGACGATCTTGCCACGGTTTTGGTGAGCGCCGACGTCGACGGCGAGAAGCTGCCCGAGCTCGAGTTCAATTCCTTCTTCTTGCTGCTGATGGTGGCGGGCAACGAAACCACGCGCACGGTGACCACCCACGGCATGCGGTTGTTGATGGAGCATCCGGAGCAGCGCGCCCGGCTGCTCGCTAATCCCTCGCTCATTCCGAGCGCGGTCGAGGAGATCCTGCGCGTCAGCCCGCCGGTGAACTACTTCCGTCGCACCGCCACGCGCGACACCGAGATTCGTGGCGTGAAGATCTCCGCCGGGCAGAAGGTTGCGATGTGGTATCCGTCCGTCAATCGAGACGAAGACATCTTTCCCGACGGCGACCGCTTCGACGTCGCGCGCAGCCCCAACGAACACCTGTCATTTGGCATCGGCGAGCACTTCTGCCTCGGTGCAAATTTAGCGCGCCTTGAACTCAAGGTCGTGTTCGAGGAGTTGCTGCGGCGCTTGCCCGACATCGAACTGGCCGGCCCGGTGCGCCGCCTGCGCTCGAACTTCATCAACGGGGTGAAAGAAATGCGCGTGCGCTTCACGCCCAGACCAGCCGAACCGGCGCGCCGCGCCGCGGCTAGTTGA